The sequence CCCCAAGTTTGGGATTGTTCTTTGGCATAGTGTCCCCATTCATTTCCTTTCTCGTATGCAACGTCTTTCCATTCATTTGCACGATCTTTTACATATGTTGCACCTTGATTAAGATCACTTCTCAATTCTTTCCCAGATTTAGGAGCAAAAATTAAAGCTAAAGACGCTCCGACAATTCCACCGATTAAAGAACCTATTAAAAAATCCTTACTGTTAATGTTTTGAGCGTTGTCATTTTGAGTTTGTGTTTGTTGATTTGTCATTTCTCATTCCTCCATTGTGTTTTTTTTATTTCTATTTTTATTAAATAACTCCATTACAACAGTACTCCACTTTATTGCTTGAGCTGTTGTTTCTTTATTTTCATCTGCAATTCGATTTACAGATTGTGACACGGTTTTAATGGAATTCGTAAAATCATTTACGCTATCTCCAATATTTTTGACACCGTCTACCAACGTATTCAATCGAGTTGTTTTATCATTTATATCCTCCGCTAATTTATTAGTTTTATTTAATAATGCGGTGGTCTCGACTGTGATACCTTCCATTTGTTTCTCCAAACCTTCTAAAGTATCTGCCACATGTGACATCGTACGCTTTACTTCCTTTAGAACCTTCGCTAAATAGATAACTAAAACAGCGAAAGCAATTGCTGCTATAATGGCTGCTAAGTATAAGAGTATTTCCATGCGCACTTCACTCCTTTATATGTATTGCAAAAAACTGATAGTTTTGTTATACCCTTAATTCCATATTCTAAACAAGATTTCCAAGAAATTCACGCGAAAAGTATCCAATATTGTCAAATATTTTACTTCATTTTTATCATAAACTCAGTTTGTACGCAAACAAAGTTCGCTACGCCTAACCATTTAAAAAGAAAAAAAGAAGGATTCAAACCTCCTTTATAATACATTCTACAAAGTTCGGTTGAATCCTTCTTAAT is a genomic window of Gracilibacillus salinarum containing:
- a CDS encoding DUF948 domain-containing protein; translated protein: MEILLYLAAIIAAIAFAVLVIYLAKVLKEVKRTMSHVADTLEGLEKQMEGITVETTALLNKTNKLAEDINDKTTRLNTLVDGVKNIGDSVNDFTNSIKTVSQSVNRIADENKETTAQAIKWSTVVMELFNKNRNKKNTMEE
- a CDS encoding YtxH domain-containing protein, which translates into the protein MTNQQTQTQNDNAQNINSKDFLIGSLIGGIVGASLALIFAPKSGKELRSDLNQGATYVKDRANEWKDVAYEKGNEWGHYAKEQSQTWGQTLSDKSQDLSTKLKETKETIQEKMTKDEDPEKAAEEVAQAIEEAAQAVEAENKETNV